One genomic segment of bacterium includes these proteins:
- the hrcA gene encoding heat-inducible transcription repressor HrcA codes for MMFGNDFRLTPRKQHILRAVIRDYIQTAEPVGSRTLSKKYDLGLSPATIRNELSDLEEEGLLKQPHTSSGRVPSDHGYRVFVDNLMEPGALSPEQREQLARNPLAAQELPELMVQTAKLTAVLAGCTAIVRAPRQADSKIKFIQLMPVAEQEVLLILLTDRGQVSNQLIRLPEPLSTEELMIVANFLNEQLRDRPLDQLTQDALTSVSAKLSAYHEVLSALWDRIPRTKPSERLYLGHQSYLAQQPEFNEMGKVGQLLSLLEHDRVMIDLMDTLASGAKEGARIAIGSENPLSDFRECSVIAAPYRLGEQVLGEIAVIGPTRMHYAMAIAAVEAMAERLSSALTDLYGLEPPPGPRP; via the coding sequence GTGATGTTTGGAAACGACTTTCGGCTGACGCCGAGAAAGCAGCACATCCTGCGCGCGGTAATCCGCGACTACATCCAGACCGCCGAGCCGGTCGGGTCCCGCACGCTCTCCAAGAAGTACGATCTGGGCCTGTCCCCTGCGACCATCCGCAACGAGCTCTCCGATCTCGAAGAGGAGGGCCTGCTCAAGCAGCCCCACACTTCTTCCGGCCGCGTGCCCTCGGATCACGGCTACCGCGTCTTCGTCGACAACCTGATGGAGCCGGGGGCGCTCAGTCCCGAGCAGCGCGAGCAGCTGGCGCGCAACCCCTTGGCCGCCCAGGAGCTCCCCGAGCTCATGGTACAGACGGCCAAGCTCACGGCGGTGCTCGCGGGCTGCACGGCGATCGTGCGCGCTCCGCGGCAGGCCGACAGCAAGATCAAGTTCATCCAGCTGATGCCCGTGGCCGAGCAGGAGGTCCTGCTCATCCTGCTCACCGACCGGGGGCAGGTCTCAAACCAGCTCATCCGCTTGCCTGAGCCCCTCTCGACCGAGGAGCTCATGATCGTCGCCAACTTCCTCAACGAGCAGTTGCGCGATCGCCCCCTGGATCAGCTCACCCAGGACGCGCTCACCTCGGTGAGTGCCAAGCTCTCGGCCTATCACGAGGTGCTCTCGGCTCTGTGGGATCGCATCCCCCGCACCAAGCCCAGCGAGCGCCTCTACCTGGGCCACCAGTCGTACCTGGCCCAGCAGCCCGAGTTCAACGAGATGGGCAAGGTGGGCCAGCTCTTGAGCCTGCTCGAGCACGACCGGGTCATGATCGATCTCATGGACACGCTCGCCTCGGGGGCCAAGGAAGGTGCTCGGATCGCCATCGGCTCCGAGAATCCACTCTCGGACTTCAGGGAGTGCTCGGTGATCGCCGCGCCCTACCGCCTCGGCGAGCAGGTCCTCGGCGAGATCGCCGTGATCGGCCCGACCCGGATGCACTACGCGATGGCGATCGCCGCCGTCGAGGCCATGGCCGAGCGCCTCAGCTCGGCGCTTACCGACCTCTATGGGCTGGAGCCGCCGCCCGGCCCTCGTCCCTAG
- the grpE gene encoding nucleotide exchange factor GrpE, which yields MAEEELKEATVPESAADEKDQRLAELEGQYKRLAADFENYRRRQTQEREELVKFAASRVFENLLPVVDNLERAIASSRKATDVQQVLTGVELIQRQMMDFLTKSGVVPMEAQGTPFDPNLHEAIAQIETSEAPDQSVLAEVLRGYYLNGKVLRHAMVQVANNPNATLNTEPKTEMAANAADSHKEDNHG from the coding sequence TTGGCAGAAGAAGAACTCAAGGAGGCGACTGTTCCCGAGTCCGCCGCCGACGAGAAGGACCAGCGCCTCGCGGAGCTGGAAGGCCAGTACAAGCGCCTGGCGGCGGATTTCGAGAACTACCGCCGGCGCCAGACCCAGGAGCGCGAAGAGCTGGTCAAGTTCGCCGCCTCCCGCGTCTTCGAGAACCTGCTGCCGGTCGTCGACAACCTCGAGCGCGCGATCGCAAGCTCCCGGAAGGCTACCGACGTCCAGCAGGTGCTCACGGGAGTCGAGCTGATTCAGCGCCAGATGATGGACTTCCTCACCAAGTCGGGGGTCGTGCCCATGGAAGCCCAGGGCACGCCCTTCGACCCCAACCTGCACGAGGCGATCGCCCAGATCGAGACGAGCGAGGCTCCGGACCAGTCGGTGCTCGCCGAGGTCCTGCGGGGCTACTACCTCAACGGGAAGGTCCTGCGCCACGCGATGGTGCAGGTCGCCAACAACCCCAACGCCACACTCAACACCGAACCAAAGACCGAGATGGCGGCCAACGCCGCCGACTCGCATAAGGAGGACAACCATGGGTAA
- the dnaK gene encoding molecular chaperone DnaK, with the protein MGKVIGIDLGTTNSVVCVMEGGKPVVIANAEGARLTPSIVGFSKTGERLVGQVAKRQAITNPENTVYSIKRFIGHNFDEDKIQEARSKMPYTVKKASTGAAAVEIMGKEYSPQEISAMVLGKLKADAEAYLGEKVTQAVITVPAYFNDAQRQATKDAGTIAGLEVLRIINEPTASALAYGEDKSNDHTILVYDLGGGTFDVSILELGDGVFEVKASAGDANLGGDNFDERIINWLIDEFKKSEGIDLGKDKMALQRLKEAAEKAKIELSSMVTTNINLPFITADQSGPKHLDLTLSRAKFEEMTADLVEATMGPTRQAMSDAGLKPAEIDKIILVGGSTRIPAVQDAIRKYLAKEPDKSVNPDEAVALGAAIQAGVLGGEVKDVLLLDVTPLSLGIETLGGVFTKLIERNTTIPTSKSQVFSTAADGQTSVEIHVLQGEREMAGDNKTLGKFQLTGIPAMPRGVPQIEVTFDIDANGIVNVSAKDKATGNEQKIAITNTGGLSKDEVEKMRRDAEAHAEDDKKRKELVEARNSADAAVYTAEKTLRESADKLNDEQKTKLEGAVTKLREASGKDDLQAITQATNDLTQAVYEVNAAVFGQGTGAAGAEGAAAGAASGSGGDNVVDADYEEVK; encoded by the coding sequence ATGGGTAAGGTCATCGGGATCGATTTGGGCACCACCAACTCGGTCGTCTGCGTGATGGAGGGCGGCAAGCCCGTCGTCATCGCCAACGCCGAGGGTGCGCGCCTCACCCCGTCGATCGTGGGCTTCAGCAAGACCGGCGAGCGCCTGGTCGGCCAGGTCGCCAAGCGTCAGGCCATCACCAACCCCGAGAACACCGTCTACTCGATCAAGCGCTTCATCGGCCACAACTTCGACGAGGACAAGATCCAAGAAGCCCGTTCCAAGATGCCTTACACGGTCAAGAAGGCGTCCACCGGGGCCGCGGCCGTCGAGATCATGGGCAAGGAGTACTCGCCCCAGGAGATCTCGGCCATGGTGCTCGGCAAGCTCAAGGCCGACGCCGAGGCTTACCTGGGCGAGAAGGTGACCCAGGCGGTCATCACCGTCCCCGCGTACTTCAACGACGCCCAGCGCCAGGCCACCAAGGACGCCGGCACCATCGCCGGCCTCGAGGTCCTGCGCATCATCAACGAGCCGACCGCTTCGGCGCTCGCCTACGGCGAGGACAAGTCCAACGACCACACCATCCTGGTCTACGACCTGGGCGGCGGTACCTTCGACGTGTCGATCCTCGAGCTCGGCGACGGCGTGTTCGAGGTCAAGGCCTCGGCCGGTGACGCCAACCTGGGCGGCGACAACTTCGACGAGCGGATCATCAACTGGCTGATCGACGAGTTCAAGAAGAGCGAAGGCATCGACCTCGGCAAGGACAAGATGGCCCTCCAGCGCCTCAAGGAGGCCGCCGAGAAGGCCAAGATCGAGCTGTCCTCGATGGTCACCACCAACATCAACCTGCCCTTCATCACCGCCGACCAGAGCGGCCCCAAGCACCTGGACCTGACGCTCAGCCGCGCCAAGTTCGAAGAGATGACCGCGGACCTGGTCGAGGCCACCATGGGGCCCACCCGCCAGGCCATGTCGGACGCCGGCCTCAAGCCCGCCGAGATCGACAAGATCATCCTGGTGGGCGGCTCGACCCGCATCCCCGCGGTGCAGGACGCCATCCGCAAGTACCTGGCCAAGGAGCCGGACAAGAGCGTCAACCCCGACGAGGCCGTTGCCCTGGGCGCCGCCATCCAGGCGGGCGTGCTCGGCGGCGAGGTCAAGGACGTGCTGCTGCTCGACGTCACCCCGCTCTCGCTGGGTATCGAGACCCTCGGCGGCGTGTTCACCAAGCTGATCGAGCGCAACACCACCATCCCCACCTCCAAGAGCCAGGTCTTCTCGACGGCGGCCGACGGCCAGACCTCGGTCGAGATCCACGTCCTGCAGGGCGAGCGTGAGATGGCGGGCGACAACAAGACGCTCGGCAAGTTCCAGCTCACTGGCATCCCCGCCATGCCCCGCGGCGTGCCCCAGATCGAAGTGACCTTCGACATCGACGCCAACGGCATCGTCAACGTCTCGGCCAAGGACAAGGCGACCGGCAACGAGCAGAAGATCGCCATCACCAACACCGGCGGCCTCTCCAAGGACGAGGTCGAGAAGATGCGCCGTGACGCCGAGGCCCACGCCGAGGATGACAAGAAGCGCAAGGAGCTGGTCGAGGCCCGTAACTCGGCCGACGCCGCGGTCTACACCGCCGAGAAGACCCTGCGCGAGTCGGCCGATAAGCTGAACGACGAGCAGAAGACCAAGCTCGAGGGCGCGGTCACCAAGCTCCGCGAGGCGAGCGGCAAGGACGACCTCCAGGCCATCACCCAGGCGACCAACGACCTGACCCAGGCGGTCTACGAGGTCAACGCGGCCGTCTTCGGTCAGGGCACCGGCGCGGCTGGCGCCGAGGGCGCTGCGGCGGGTGCTGCCTCCGGTTCGGGCGGCGACAACGTCGTCGACGCGGACTACGAAGAGGTCAAGTAG
- the dnaJ gene encoding molecular chaperone DnaJ, with amino-acid sequence MSTKRDYYEVLGVAKNATDDELKKSYRKLARQYHPDINKEPGAEESFKEVTEAYEVLSDAQKRQRYDQFGHAASQGGFGAGGPGFEGFEGFGGFSDIFEAFFGGGAAGGPGARRRRGPERGADLRFDLELAFRDAVFGSEQTIDLFHLEKCDDCSGSGAKEGSAVSTCGLCQGTGQITQTQRTIFGQFSQVATCPKCSGEGKVIETPCGTCKGAGRNKKAKKLSVKVPAGVDTGARLRVTGEGDVGPKGGPAGDLYIVLHVKDDEHFERQDTELFYTEAITFPQAALGDEVQVPTLEGTENIKIPAGTQHGTTFVLKGQGVPLLGDPKGRRGDLHVEVKIAVPTKLSDEEADLLRRYDEVAKKKAEHHGVNWMDMLKSALGGKH; translated from the coding sequence ATGAGCACCAAACGCGATTACTACGAGGTCCTGGGCGTCGCCAAGAACGCCACGGACGACGAGCTCAAGAAGAGCTACCGCAAGCTAGCGCGCCAGTACCACCCGGACATCAACAAAGAGCCCGGGGCCGAGGAGAGCTTCAAGGAGGTCACCGAGGCCTACGAGGTCCTCTCGGACGCCCAGAAGCGCCAGCGCTACGACCAGTTCGGCCACGCCGCCTCGCAAGGGGGCTTCGGCGCGGGCGGGCCTGGTTTCGAGGGCTTCGAGGGGTTCGGCGGCTTCAGCGACATCTTCGAGGCCTTCTTCGGCGGCGGAGCGGCCGGCGGGCCCGGCGCGCGCCGCCGGCGGGGTCCCGAGCGGGGCGCCGACCTGCGCTTCGACCTGGAGCTGGCCTTCCGCGACGCGGTCTTCGGCAGCGAGCAGACCATCGACCTCTTCCACCTGGAAAAGTGCGACGACTGCTCGGGCTCGGGCGCCAAGGAAGGCAGCGCCGTCTCGACTTGCGGCCTCTGCCAGGGCACCGGTCAGATCACCCAGACCCAGCGCACCATCTTCGGCCAGTTCTCCCAGGTGGCGACCTGTCCCAAGTGCTCGGGCGAGGGCAAGGTCATCGAGACCCCCTGCGGCACCTGCAAGGGGGCCGGTCGCAACAAGAAGGCCAAGAAGCTCTCGGTCAAGGTGCCGGCGGGCGTCGACACCGGCGCGCGCCTGCGCGTGACCGGCGAGGGCGACGTGGGCCCCAAGGGTGGCCCTGCGGGCGACCTCTACATCGTCCTGCACGTCAAGGACGACGAGCACTTCGAGCGCCAGGACACCGAGCTCTTCTACACCGAGGCCATCACCTTCCCGCAGGCGGCCTTGGGCGACGAGGTCCAGGTGCCGACCCTCGAGGGCACCGAGAACATCAAGATCCCGGCGGGCACCCAGCACGGCACCACCTTCGTCCTCAAGGGCCAGGGCGTGCCTTTGCTCGGGGATCCCAAGGGCCGTCGTGGTGACCTGCACGTGGAGGTCAAGATCGCAGTGCCGACCAAGCTCTCCGACGAGGAGGCCGACCTGCTCCGTCGCTACGACGAGGTCGCCAAGAAGAAGGCCGAGCACCACGGCGTCAACTGGATGGACATGCTCAAGAGCGCCCTGGGCGGCAAGCACTAG
- the cysS gene encoding cysteine--tRNA ligase produces the protein MLRVHNDRTHQLEAFAPQHAPDVTMYVCGPTVYNFIHLGNLRCFIAWDVVRRYLEHAGYRVKHAQNFTDVDDKIIRDAAIAGEPWDAFAERFIREFFLDADAFNIRRAHVYPKATEHIHDMVAHIEGLIAKGNAYAVDGDVYFAVETFETYGCLSGRSLEQMQAGARVEVDERKRNPMDFALWKAAKPGEPAWDSPWGPGRPGWHIECSAMVRKHLGDTIDLHTGGLDLTFPHHENEIAQSEALTGHTFARYWLHNGFLTIDAEKMSKSLGNFATARDVRNLYDPQDVRFFMLGTHYRQELDFSDEAIRAAGTGLARLRKSLARHKDHLVVPTEAVKALQDHLTEAFRAAMDEDFNTSKALAVLFEGAKAIGELKGTDEAAAGHVVKTLFDLADDVLGIDLATLPAENRDLSDLADALSALATEFGVDGETSEARLEALIARRASAKAAKEWAVADGIRNRLKDLGVTLMDRPGGETAWERAEALGIGR, from the coding sequence ATGCTACGCGTACACAACGATCGGACCCACCAGCTGGAGGCCTTCGCGCCGCAGCACGCCCCGGACGTGACCATGTACGTCTGCGGCCCGACGGTGTACAACTTCATCCACCTGGGCAACCTGCGCTGCTTCATCGCCTGGGACGTGGTGCGCCGCTACCTCGAGCATGCGGGCTACCGGGTCAAGCACGCCCAGAACTTCACCGACGTGGACGACAAGATCATCCGCGACGCGGCGATCGCGGGCGAGCCCTGGGATGCCTTTGCCGAGCGCTTCATCCGCGAGTTCTTCCTCGACGCGGACGCCTTCAACATCCGCCGGGCCCACGTCTACCCCAAGGCCACCGAGCACATCCACGACATGGTCGCCCACATCGAGGGGCTGATCGCCAAGGGCAACGCCTACGCGGTGGATGGCGACGTGTACTTCGCCGTCGAAACCTTCGAGACCTACGGCTGCCTCTCGGGTCGGTCCCTGGAGCAGATGCAGGCGGGCGCGCGGGTCGAGGTGGACGAGCGCAAGCGCAACCCCATGGACTTCGCCCTCTGGAAGGCCGCGAAGCCCGGTGAGCCCGCCTGGGACAGCCCCTGGGGCCCCGGCCGCCCCGGCTGGCACATCGAGTGCTCGGCCATGGTCCGCAAGCACCTGGGCGACACCATCGACCTGCACACGGGCGGGCTGGACCTCACCTTCCCCCACCACGAGAACGAGATCGCCCAGAGCGAGGCTCTCACGGGCCACACGTTCGCTCGCTACTGGCTCCACAACGGCTTCTTGACCATCGACGCCGAGAAGATGTCCAAGAGCCTGGGCAACTTCGCCACCGCCCGTGACGTGCGGAACCTCTACGATCCGCAGGACGTGCGCTTCTTCATGCTGGGCACCCACTACCGCCAGGAGCTCGATTTCTCGGACGAGGCCATCCGGGCGGCGGGCACGGGCCTTGCGCGCCTGCGCAAGAGCCTCGCGCGCCACAAGGACCACCTGGTCGTGCCCACCGAGGCGGTGAAGGCCCTCCAGGACCACCTGACGGAGGCCTTCCGGGCGGCCATGGACGAGGACTTCAACACCTCCAAGGCCCTGGCGGTCCTGTTCGAGGGGGCCAAGGCCATCGGCGAGCTCAAGGGCACCGACGAGGCGGCCGCGGGCCACGTGGTCAAGACCCTCTTCGACCTGGCTGACGATGTGCTCGGCATCGACCTTGCGACCCTGCCGGCCGAGAACCGGGACCTGTCGGATCTCGCCGACGCCCTTTCGGCGCTCGCGACCGAGTTCGGCGTCGACGGCGAGACCTCCGAGGCGCGCCTGGAGGCCCTCATCGCCCGCCGGGCCTCGGCCAAGGCCGCCAAGGAGTGGGCCGTGGCCGACGGCATCCGCAATCGCCTCAAGGACCTGGGCGTCACCCTGATGGATCGCCCCGGCGGCGAGACCGCCTGGGAGCGCGCCGAGGCCCTGGGCATCGGGAGGTAG
- a CDS encoding Mini-ribonuclease 3 translates to MGDAVYELHVRSRLMTADVPVERLHAAKVSRVRASAQAEALRSLMPSLSEAEADVVRRARNLKSNVPKNASVADYRHSTAFEALLGMLYLRGEGERLSEILLATDSILEAPRHDQA, encoded by the coding sequence ATGGGTGATGCGGTCTACGAGCTGCACGTGCGCAGCCGGCTGATGACCGCCGATGTGCCGGTCGAGCGCCTGCATGCCGCCAAGGTTTCCCGCGTGCGCGCCTCGGCCCAGGCCGAGGCCCTGCGCTCGTTGATGCCCTCCCTCTCCGAGGCTGAGGCCGACGTGGTGCGCCGGGCGCGTAATCTGAAAAGCAACGTGCCCAAGAACGCCTCGGTCGCCGATTATCGCCACAGCACCGCCTTCGAGGCGCTCTTGGGGATGCTCTACCTGCGAGGAGAGGGTGAGCGCCTCTCCGAGATCCTGCTTGCCACTGACTCGATTCTGGAGGCCCCTCGCCATGACCAAGCCTAA